The following proteins are encoded in a genomic region of Maribacter hydrothermalis:
- a CDS encoding YgaP family membrane protein yields the protein MLNTYFRVIVGTMVLLSVVLAVYVHINWLWFTVFIGVNLIQSAFTKWCLLETILLKLGVKKK from the coding sequence ATGTTAAACACATATTTTAGAGTTATAGTAGGCACAATGGTATTATTGAGCGTTGTATTAGCCGTTTATGTACATATAAACTGGCTTTGGTTTACCGTATTTATAGGCGTAAATCTTATTCAATCAGCATTTACGAAATGGTGTTTGTTGGAAACGATTCTATTAAAATTAGGTGTCAAGAAAAAATAG
- a CDS encoding YeeE/YedE family protein, with translation MNLLYDPWPWYVAGPLIALTMFILLFVGKKFGMSSNLSTVCSIGGAGKYSDFFKFDWKADRWNLVVVLGAVIGGFIASKYMSYNTVKINPDIAQQLSTDYGIESAGQAYLPPELFASQQLTDPFVLAVLIIGGFLVGFGARYAGGCTSGHAISGLSNLQLPSLIAVIGFFIGGLVMIHLLFPLIFS, from the coding sequence ATGAATTTACTATATGACCCTTGGCCTTGGTATGTGGCCGGACCTTTAATTGCACTTACCATGTTTATACTACTTTTTGTAGGAAAAAAATTTGGTATGTCCTCTAACCTTAGCACAGTTTGCTCAATTGGTGGTGCTGGTAAATACTCTGATTTTTTTAAATTCGATTGGAAAGCAGATCGTTGGAATTTAGTTGTTGTTCTTGGTGCTGTCATTGGTGGCTTTATTGCTTCTAAATACATGTCTTATAATACAGTGAAGATTAATCCTGATATTGCACAACAGCTTTCTACAGACTATGGAATTGAAAGTGCTGGGCAGGCATATTTACCACCTGAACTTTTTGCCTCTCAACAACTTACAGACCCGTTTGTATTAGCTGTTTTAATTATCGGAGGATTCTTAGTGGGCTTCGGTGCACGTTATGCTGGTGGTTGTACCAGTGGTCATGCCATATCTGGACTCAGCAATTTACAGTTACCATCCTTAATTGCCGTTATCGGTTTCTTTATTGGCGGCTTAGTAATGATTCACCTTTTATTCCCCCTAATTTTTAGCTAG
- a CDS encoding DUF6691 family protein: MKYLSYLTIGIFFGIIMYKSEAASWFRIYEMFQFGSFHMYGIIGSALVLGVIGIQLIKKFNIKAIGGTEMNLQPKEKGVTNYLIGGIIFGLGWALAGACPGPMYVLAGAGYYAILVVIGGALLGTFVYGLVKNKLPH; this comes from the coding sequence ATGAAGTATTTAAGTTATTTGACCATAGGTATATTTTTCGGTATCATCATGTACAAATCTGAAGCTGCATCATGGTTTCGTATATATGAGATGTTTCAATTTGGCTCCTTTCACATGTATGGCATCATAGGCTCTGCGCTTGTACTCGGAGTAATAGGAATTCAGCTTATTAAAAAGTTCAACATAAAAGCAATCGGTGGTACAGAAATGAACTTGCAGCCAAAGGAAAAAGGTGTTACAAATTATTTAATAGGTGGAATCATTTTCGGATTAGGCTGGGCTTTGGCAGGTGCTTGCCCCGGACCAATGTATGTACTCGCTGGCGCAGGTTACTACGCTATTCTTGTTGTTATTGGCGGAGCTCTTTTAGGTACGTTCGTGTACGGATTAGTAAAAAATAAATTACCTCACTAA